GCAGCACCGGGCGGCCCCGGGCGCGCAACGGTTCGACCAGCGCGGCGGCCAGCTCGTCCGGGCCGGCGGCGGGGGCGCCGTCCACCGCCACGCGCAGGCGCGCGGGCCCGGCGGCGGCGGTCGCGGCGTGGGTCGCGGCGTCGGCCAGCCGGCCGGTCAGCTCGGTGACGAGCAGGTCGGGCGAGATGGGGCGGATGCGCACCGGACCATCCTGCCCCGGGTCGGGCGGGATGGTGGCGCCGGTCAGCCGGTGCGGTCGATGGTGACCCGGGCGTCGTCGGCCAGCCGGTAGCCCACGCCGTAGACGGTGGTGACCAGCGGGACGTCGACGCCGACCTTGCCGCGCAGCCGACGCACGTGCACGTCGACGGTGCGCACGCCGGCGTGCTCGTAGCCCCAGACGGCGTTGAGCAGTTGCAGTCGGGTGAAGACGCGGCGGGGATGCGCGACCAGGTGCAGCAGCAGGTCGAACTCCAGCCGGGTCAGCGGCAGCGGCTCGTCGTCGCGCAGCACCGACCGGGACGAGGCGAGGATGTGCAGGGCGGGGATTGTCGGGCTCAGTGGTCGGGCCGGCGACCGGTTGGCCGGCACCGGGTCGGCGCGGCGTTCGACCGGGACGGAGCTGGTGATCACGGCCTCGCCGCGTTCCAGCATTTCGCGGGCCGCCTCAAGCAGCCGCCGTGCGGGCGGTGTCAGCGACTCCTCGCAGGCCAGCGGGATGGACAGCGTCACGGTGAGCACGGGCGCGGCGGTGTTCGCGGGGCGGCGTTGGCCGCCCGGCGGTCGACCGGGCACCGCGGGTTGGGACGTATGCCATCCGGCGCGCGACGAGGCGGGGCTGACCGACATGGTCCTCCTTGGGCTGGTCCGGGTATCTCCCCACGGCCCGGGACGCCGCTTCATCGATGCTTCCCGGCGCCCGGGCGAGGGTCAAGAGGCGGCTGCGTTGCATGAATGTGACAATTGACGAAC
Above is a window of Micromonospora coriariae DNA encoding:
- a CDS encoding winged helix-turn-helix domain-containing protein, with the translated sequence MSVSPASSRAGWHTSQPAVPGRPPGGQRRPANTAAPVLTVTLSIPLACEESLTPPARRLLEAAREMLERGEAVITSSVPVERRADPVPANRSPARPLSPTIPALHILASSRSVLRDDEPLPLTRLEFDLLLHLVAHPRRVFTRLQLLNAVWGYEHAGVRTVDVHVRRLRGKVGVDVPLVTTVYGVGYRLADDARVTIDRTG